A stretch of Candidatus Obscuribacter sp. DNA encodes these proteins:
- a CDS encoding DUF3592 domain-containing protein produces the protein MLKFVNLLLASLFMVLTCYVGYNYVIDKHLSLESKKWPQSVATIQSSQIRIAQRGGNVALYVPNVTYQFRVNENLYGGSNVSYPNPRDIDQDVADLYTKKYQKGLRVYVSYNPLKPSENCIEPGESSTLNHELYWALGFFAAAMLILFLNKEHFSTT, from the coding sequence ATGCTCAAATTTGTCAACTTGTTACTTGCTTCGCTTTTTATGGTGTTGACTTGTTATGTCGGCTACAACTACGTCATAGACAAGCACCTGTCTTTAGAGTCAAAGAAGTGGCCTCAGTCTGTGGCCACTATACAGTCGTCTCAAATCCGTATCGCACAGCGCGGAGGCAATGTTGCCTTGTACGTGCCCAATGTCACCTATCAATTTAGGGTCAACGAGAACTTGTATGGTGGCAGTAATGTTAGTTATCCCAATCCTCGTGATATCGATCAGGATGTCGCCGACCTGTATACAAAAAAATATCAAAAAGGTCTTAGAGTATACGTTTCATACAATCCGCTTAAACCCTCCGAAAACTGCATTGAGCCCGGGGAGAGTTCTACACTCAACCACGAGTTATATTGGGCTCTGGGATTTTTTGCAGCTGCTATGTTGATACTGTTTTTGAATAAAGAACACTTTTCTACAACTTAG